One stretch of Bradyrhizobium canariense DNA includes these proteins:
- a CDS encoding helix-turn-helix domain-containing protein has protein sequence MHPNDDFLSTPELDYDGWKDVLRRDWGWHSAMDVEGTFTGRVRPQTVHGFVAMDFTCNACRVERTERDTRLDDLEHYYIAIQVAGGSMVVQDDRIVRLGAGDVALIDSARPVTYAAENKDQYGQWFCLQLPRRSIVSHLGFEPRHVSCGRPEARIGRLLYQLAVDAINEDRSMPAQAHAYMRLAVYDLLGALFSPSDPIAASLQTNKLFMRVCDIIKARFADPDITPSQIAAEAGISLRYLQKLFTARGSTCSRYVHSLRLDHAAELLERRKLLKTGQPLSLIAYACGFRDYTYFARGFRRRFGYAPGGAEIRAASKDSAGPLTDEDTQ, from the coding sequence ATGCATCCCAATGATGATTTTCTCAGCACTCCGGAATTGGACTATGACGGCTGGAAAGACGTCCTCAGAAGGGATTGGGGATGGCACAGCGCAATGGATGTCGAGGGCACCTTTACCGGAAGGGTGCGACCGCAAACCGTGCATGGATTCGTTGCAATGGATTTCACTTGCAACGCTTGCCGCGTGGAGAGGACGGAGCGGGATACCCGCCTTGATGACCTGGAGCACTACTACATCGCAATTCAGGTTGCAGGCGGATCAATGGTGGTCCAGGACGACCGCATCGTGAGGCTCGGTGCGGGTGATGTCGCGCTTATCGACTCGGCCAGGCCCGTGACCTATGCCGCAGAAAACAAGGATCAGTACGGGCAATGGTTCTGTCTGCAGTTGCCGCGTCGATCCATTGTTTCTCATCTCGGATTCGAACCGAGGCACGTCTCTTGCGGTCGCCCGGAAGCGCGAATAGGTCGACTGCTTTATCAACTCGCCGTTGATGCAATCAACGAAGATAGATCGATGCCTGCGCAGGCTCACGCTTACATGCGGCTGGCCGTGTATGACCTTCTTGGTGCGCTGTTTTCACCATCCGATCCGATCGCCGCCTCATTGCAAACTAACAAGCTCTTCATGCGTGTCTGTGACATCATCAAGGCCCGCTTTGCCGATCCGGACATTACTCCTAGCCAGATAGCGGCGGAGGCGGGGATTTCACTGCGTTACCTGCAGAAGCTGTTCACTGCTCGTGGATCGACCTGCAGTCGCTATGTGCACTCGCTTCGTCTCGATCACGCCGCAGAACTGTTGGAGCGCCGCAAGCTGCTGAAGACCGGCCAGCCTCTTAGTCTGATCGCTTATGCTTGTGGCTTTCGCGATTACACTTATTTTGCCCGGGGATTCCGCCGACGTTTCGGCTACGCGCCGGGCGGCGCTGAAATTCGTGCGGCGAGCAAGGACAGTGCTGGCCCTCTGACTGATGAAGATACGCAATAA
- a CDS encoding GMC family oxidoreductase, protein MKISTHTGDASAIRSTYDIIVCGAGSSGSVVAGRLAENSAVNVLLLEAGGDDDAPTVMDAAKWMQNIGSERDWCFSAEPNARLNSRAVHFAMGKGLGGGSSMNGMVWSRGHRNDWDFFASEAGDPSWNYESVLKIYRRLEDWQGAPDPGRRGVGGPMFVQPLPDPHPIVSAFKGAARSCGIPSYEDQNGEMMEGPGGCALLNLTVRDGKRVSIFRAYAGAVAAKPNLTVITGADVLRLSFKNKRATGVEFLFDDRVYSVSADRQIVVSLGAINTPKLLMQSGIGDQAELTRHGIKAIQHLPGVGENLQDHFNVAGCVWQSEEPLPFGANGGGATAFWKSSPEIDMPDLQLIQAVFAYVNEEVRNVELPSNAWSILPGVVRPASRGRISLKGPNPGDGLAIDAGFLNEPADMKAALKCLALSRELGNAPAMKCFSGPEILPGRLDPRELQNFVRNAIMPQWHQCGTTKMGRDPSSVVDHRLHVYGVDGLMIADASVFPRIPTGNTMAPCVIVGERASEILKAEQGI, encoded by the coding sequence ATGAAAATATCCACGCACACAGGGGATGCGAGCGCAATCAGGTCGACATACGACATCATTGTCTGCGGCGCTGGCTCATCAGGATCGGTCGTCGCCGGCCGGTTGGCCGAAAATTCCGCCGTAAATGTGCTCCTGCTGGAAGCCGGCGGTGACGACGACGCACCAACCGTGATGGATGCTGCCAAATGGATGCAAAATATCGGCAGCGAACGCGATTGGTGTTTTTCCGCTGAGCCAAATGCGCGACTGAATAGCCGCGCGGTTCACTTTGCAATGGGTAAGGGCCTCGGCGGTGGCTCGAGCATGAATGGCATGGTGTGGTCGCGCGGCCACCGTAACGATTGGGATTTCTTCGCATCGGAGGCGGGCGATCCAAGCTGGAACTACGAATCGGTCCTGAAAATCTATCGCCGGCTGGAAGACTGGCAAGGCGCCCCCGACCCTGGGCGTCGCGGCGTCGGCGGCCCGATGTTTGTTCAACCGCTGCCCGACCCGCATCCGATCGTCTCGGCTTTCAAGGGTGCCGCGCGCTCCTGCGGGATTCCAAGCTACGAGGATCAGAACGGCGAGATGATGGAAGGTCCGGGCGGCTGCGCTCTTCTCAATCTGACTGTTCGCGACGGCAAGCGCGTCTCGATCTTCCGTGCTTATGCAGGCGCTGTGGCGGCCAAGCCAAACCTCACGGTGATTACTGGCGCTGACGTCCTCCGCCTATCGTTCAAGAACAAGCGCGCGACTGGAGTCGAATTTCTCTTTGACGACCGAGTGTACAGCGTCAGCGCCGACCGCCAGATTGTGGTGTCGCTCGGTGCGATCAATACGCCGAAGCTGCTGATGCAATCCGGCATCGGTGATCAGGCGGAACTGACGAGGCACGGGATCAAAGCAATCCAGCACCTTCCCGGCGTGGGAGAGAATCTACAAGATCACTTCAATGTCGCCGGCTGTGTATGGCAGTCGGAGGAGCCTCTGCCATTTGGCGCCAACGGCGGGGGCGCCACGGCATTCTGGAAAAGCAGCCCCGAAATAGATATGCCCGACCTCCAACTGATTCAGGCGGTCTTTGCCTACGTCAACGAGGAAGTCCGCAATGTAGAATTGCCTTCGAACGCATGGTCGATCTTGCCCGGCGTCGTACGGCCGGCGAGCCGCGGGCGGATCAGCCTCAAGGGGCCGAATCCGGGCGACGGATTGGCCATCGATGCCGGCTTTTTGAATGAGCCGGCCGACATGAAGGCTGCACTCAAATGCCTCGCGCTGAGCAGGGAGCTTGGCAATGCACCCGCGATGAAGTGCTTCTCGGGACCCGAGATCTTGCCTGGGCGCCTCGACCCGCGTGAGCTGCAGAACTTTGTCCGCAATGCCATCATGCCGCAGTGGCACCAATGCGGCACCACGAAGATGGGACGCGATCCATCATCGGTTGTCGATCATCGGCTCCATGTGTACGGCGTCGACGGCCTCATGATTGCGGACGCATCCGTCTTCCCGCGCATTCCGACAGGCAACACGATGGCGCCCTGTGTGATCGTCGGCGAGCGCGCAAGCGAAATACTGAAAGCCGAGCAAGGCATTTGA
- a CDS encoding feruloyl-CoA synthase, which produces MSAAPRFNSVRFAEAKVDVERRSGGEIILRSPQTLRAYPHQMGVHLRRWALERPNSAFLLERNQKREWRTLSYQEVLAAVESLGQSLLQRNLNDRPIMVLSGNSIDLAILTLAANYVGVPVVPVSPSYSLMSHDFGKLRAIFEITRPALLYAKEGALYSRALKALPLTHEEIVFSEQRVDDIPSTSFRALLTATPTSAVDQAFNRVDPDCTAKILFTSGSTGAPKGVTITHRMLCCVQQSIAQCWQFIEDRPPVVLDWLPWSHAFGCNHNFNIVLRNGGTLYIDDGKPTPELIERTVRNLRELSPTLHFNAPRGFDMLLPYLESDLSLARRFFQDLDVLFYAGAVLPQSLWQRLEKLSAKVRGERVRMVTAWGATETTCSATIVHFTIEKAGVIGNPAPGVEIKLVPSSDKHELRVRGATVTPGYWKLPDLTKAAFDDEGFYKTGDAGKLDDPDDPAKGILFDGRVAEDFKLQSGTWVHSGRIRMGLIAACSPLVQDAVIVGHDRNDVGALLFLNPTTCNAVVDGEALKPDEVLEVLRIGIQEYNVANPANSMRIARAAILADPPSTDHGEITDKGYINQRAVVERRAALIDRLYASKPGPDIL; this is translated from the coding sequence ATGTCAGCAGCTCCACGTTTCAATTCCGTCCGCTTCGCTGAGGCTAAAGTCGATGTAGAACGACGAAGCGGAGGCGAGATCATTCTGCGGTCACCTCAAACCCTTCGAGCCTATCCTCATCAGATGGGCGTTCACCTTCGCCGGTGGGCATTGGAACGGCCAAACAGCGCGTTCCTTTTAGAACGCAATCAGAAACGCGAGTGGCGGACGCTCTCCTATCAGGAGGTATTGGCAGCAGTAGAATCCCTCGGACAATCTCTTCTGCAGAGAAACCTGAATGATCGCCCGATTATGGTTCTATCCGGGAACAGTATTGATCTCGCTATCCTCACGCTCGCTGCCAACTATGTCGGCGTTCCGGTCGTGCCGGTGTCCCCATCCTACTCTTTGATGAGTCATGATTTCGGAAAGCTGCGCGCCATTTTCGAGATCACCAGGCCGGCGCTCCTCTATGCAAAGGAAGGGGCGTTATATTCGCGCGCGCTGAAAGCGCTGCCTCTTACCCACGAAGAGATCGTCTTCAGCGAGCAGCGAGTGGACGATATTCCGAGCACTTCCTTTCGCGCTCTTCTGACAGCCACTCCCACAAGCGCCGTCGATCAGGCCTTCAATCGTGTTGACCCGGATTGCACCGCAAAGATCCTCTTCACATCCGGTTCCACCGGCGCCCCAAAGGGCGTCACGATTACCCACCGAATGCTGTGCTGCGTTCAGCAGAGCATAGCGCAATGCTGGCAGTTCATCGAGGACAGGCCGCCTGTCGTACTGGATTGGTTGCCCTGGAGCCACGCCTTTGGCTGCAATCACAACTTCAATATCGTCCTTCGAAATGGCGGGACGCTCTATATCGACGACGGCAAGCCGACACCGGAATTGATTGAAAGGACTGTCCGGAATTTGCGGGAGCTATCCCCGACGCTGCATTTCAACGCGCCGCGCGGATTCGATATGCTTCTTCCATACCTTGAGAGCGACCTATCCCTGGCGAGGAGATTTTTTCAAGATCTCGACGTCCTGTTTTATGCCGGGGCGGTCTTACCGCAAAGTTTGTGGCAGCGCCTTGAGAAACTGTCTGCCAAGGTTCGCGGCGAACGCGTTCGGATGGTCACTGCCTGGGGGGCGACAGAGACGACCTGCAGCGCGACCATCGTTCATTTCACGATCGAGAAAGCTGGCGTGATCGGCAATCCGGCGCCCGGGGTCGAAATCAAGCTGGTGCCATCCAGCGATAAACACGAATTGCGCGTACGTGGCGCGACTGTGACGCCCGGGTATTGGAAGCTGCCTGACTTAACAAAGGCAGCCTTCGATGACGAGGGGTTCTATAAGACCGGCGACGCGGGCAAGCTGGATGATCCTGACGACCCGGCAAAAGGAATACTCTTTGACGGACGCGTAGCAGAGGATTTCAAGCTCCAATCGGGAACATGGGTGCATTCCGGACGGATTCGGATGGGACTCATCGCAGCGTGCAGCCCCTTGGTTCAAGATGCTGTTATTGTCGGTCACGATCGCAACGATGTTGGTGCCCTCCTGTTTCTCAATCCGACTACTTGCAATGCAGTCGTCGACGGAGAGGCTCTAAAGCCGGATGAGGTGCTCGAAGTTCTGCGGATTGGCATTCAGGAATACAACGTGGCAAATCCGGCAAATAGCATGAGGATTGCTCGCGCCGCTATTCTGGCCGATCCGCCATCGACCGATCATGGAGAGATCACCGACAAGGGATACATCAACCAGCGAGCCGTCGTCGAACGCCGGGCGGCGCTAATCGACAGACTCTACGCCTCAAAGCCGGGCCCAGACATCCTTTGA
- a CDS encoding aldo/keto reductase, with the protein MEYRRLGMSGLTVPALSFGTGTFGGVGRLSAWGSTDATEARRLVDICLDAGVSMFDSADVYSLGESERVLGQAIKGRRDKVLISTKATFRFGDGPNDLGSSRQHLLAAIDGSLGRLGTDYIDLFQLHGFDAFTPPEEVLATLDMLVRAGKIRYVGVSNFSGWHLMKSLAVADKYGFPRYVANQTYYSLIGRDYEWELMPLGLDQGLGAVVWSPLGWGRLTGKIRRDQPRPEVSRLPQTADMGPPVPDEHVYRVVDAIDEVARETGKSVSQIALNWLLQRPTVATLVIGARNEAQLRENLGAIGWSLTKDQIARLDAASKVTLPYPYWHQRATFIDRNPPPV; encoded by the coding sequence ATGGAATACCGACGCCTGGGGATGTCAGGACTTACCGTACCAGCGCTCAGCTTTGGAACGGGCACCTTCGGGGGCGTTGGCCGCCTGTCGGCATGGGGCAGTACCGATGCGACCGAAGCGCGGCGGCTGGTCGACATCTGCCTCGATGCCGGCGTGTCGATGTTCGACAGCGCGGATGTCTACTCTCTCGGCGAATCCGAACGCGTTCTCGGCCAGGCCATCAAGGGCCGCCGCGACAAGGTGTTGATCTCGACCAAGGCAACTTTCCGTTTCGGCGATGGACCGAACGACCTCGGTTCGTCGCGCCAGCATCTGCTTGCAGCCATCGATGGTTCGCTCGGCCGGCTCGGCACCGATTATATCGACCTGTTCCAGCTCCATGGCTTCGATGCATTCACGCCGCCCGAAGAGGTGCTCGCGACGCTTGATATGCTGGTGCGCGCCGGCAAGATCCGCTATGTCGGCGTCTCGAATTTTTCCGGCTGGCATCTCATGAAATCGCTCGCCGTCGCCGACAAATACGGCTTTCCGCGCTACGTCGCCAACCAGACCTATTATTCATTGATCGGACGTGATTACGAGTGGGAGCTAATGCCGCTCGGCCTCGACCAGGGGCTCGGCGCGGTTGTGTGGTCGCCTCTCGGCTGGGGACGACTCACCGGCAAGATCAGGCGCGATCAGCCACGGCCCGAGGTCAGCCGCCTGCCGCAAACAGCCGATATGGGCCCGCCCGTCCCGGACGAGCACGTCTACCGCGTCGTGGACGCGATCGACGAGGTTGCCAGGGAAACCGGGAAGAGCGTTTCGCAGATTGCGCTGAACTGGCTGCTGCAGCGGCCGACCGTCGCCACACTTGTCATTGGGGCGCGTAACGAAGCGCAGCTACGTGAAAACCTCGGCGCAATCGGATGGTCGTTGACCAAAGACCAGATCGCCAGGCTGGACGCAGCCAGCAAGGTCACCCTGCCCTATCCTTACTGGCACCAGCGCGCGACCTTCATCGATCGCAATCCCCCGCCGGTCTAG
- a CDS encoding GntR family transcriptional regulator yields the protein MRHEVENALTGDSVGERERLQSSQLPLYVTLARLLTSDIEAGRWAAGEQLPTIAALAETYGVARVTIRQALGVLSDEGLIKTIQGKGSFVAERPPSELIHLESSWRHLLRTLDGNVADLIEVRDNVALPRSAQEAGTPKERYRYMRRIHRRRAAAYCVMELYLDSDLYAREPERFDGEMVIPLLSRLAGPTLKRMTQSFRIGAANLAIAKLLGIPPGAPTGEVTRVITNLDDEVMYLGTASYRGDLVVFNTSIDVPRHNIE from the coding sequence ATGAGACATGAGGTCGAAAACGCGTTGACCGGCGACTCCGTCGGCGAGCGCGAGCGGTTGCAATCCTCGCAGCTCCCGCTTTACGTGACGCTCGCACGGCTACTGACGTCGGATATTGAAGCCGGCAGGTGGGCCGCCGGTGAACAATTGCCAACGATCGCCGCGCTGGCGGAGACTTATGGGGTAGCGCGCGTGACCATCCGTCAAGCGCTCGGCGTCCTATCCGACGAGGGTCTGATCAAAACGATTCAAGGTAAGGGAAGCTTCGTAGCCGAGCGGCCGCCTTCCGAGCTCATCCATTTGGAATCAAGTTGGCGGCATTTACTCCGGACGCTCGATGGCAATGTTGCGGATTTGATCGAGGTCCGTGACAACGTGGCGCTTCCCAGGTCGGCGCAGGAAGCAGGCACACCCAAGGAGCGTTATCGTTATATGCGCCGTATCCATCGGCGGCGCGCTGCGGCATATTGCGTTATGGAGCTGTATCTCGACTCGGATCTTTACGCGCGCGAGCCGGAACGCTTCGACGGCGAAATGGTCATCCCGCTTCTGAGCCGCCTTGCGGGACCGACGTTGAAACGCATGACCCAGAGCTTTCGGATTGGTGCTGCGAACCTGGCGATCGCCAAGCTGCTCGGGATTCCCCCAGGTGCACCTACGGGTGAAGTGACCCGCGTGATCACCAATCTCGATGATGAGGTGATGTATCTGGGAACCGCGAGCTATCGCGGAGATCTCGTGGTCTTCAACACCTCGATCGATGTTCCCCGACATAATATTGAGTAG
- a CDS encoding ABC transporter substrate-binding protein: MARFSQITLCAGIAISLLAGSARAEMSNVRVATQIGLPYLPLIVMQHDKLWEKKAKQAGEDVTVEYAQLGGGGPLNDALLSDSIQIASAGVAPLLVLWDRTLPNYKVKALSAINASPMFILTNKPNIKSVKDFGPDDRIAVASVKVSINAIVLQMAAEQATGKWDALENIQVAMAHPEAFAALTTRSGGITGYVANSPFQDRALQVPGISKVVDSFEVQGGPASLSLIYAKSAFVKDNPKLTAAFIAAQKEAVASIKADPKGAIDKYIAVTGDKTDRGILEGLITSPTWNFDLEPKGTMKVADFIVKTGLLKHKPASWKDYFFDTVANGD, from the coding sequence ATGGCTCGGTTTTCCCAGATCACTCTATGTGCCGGCATTGCAATTTCACTGTTGGCCGGTTCGGCCCGAGCCGAAATGTCCAACGTCCGCGTCGCTACGCAGATCGGGCTTCCTTACCTTCCCTTGATCGTCATGCAGCATGACAAGCTCTGGGAAAAGAAGGCGAAACAGGCCGGCGAGGACGTCACGGTCGAATATGCCCAGCTTGGCGGTGGCGGACCGCTCAATGACGCCCTTCTGTCGGACTCGATCCAGATCGCCTCGGCCGGCGTCGCGCCGCTGCTGGTCCTGTGGGACCGTACGCTGCCGAACTACAAGGTGAAGGCGCTTTCGGCGATCAACGCTTCACCGATGTTCATTCTCACCAACAAGCCCAACATCAAGTCGGTGAAGGATTTCGGCCCCGACGACCGCATCGCCGTGGCTTCGGTAAAAGTGTCGATCAACGCGATTGTGTTGCAGATGGCTGCCGAACAGGCGACGGGTAAATGGGATGCACTTGAGAATATTCAGGTCGCGATGGCGCACCCCGAAGCTTTCGCGGCACTCACCACCAGGAGTGGCGGCATCACGGGTTACGTCGCCAACTCGCCGTTCCAGGACCGCGCGCTGCAGGTCCCCGGCATTTCCAAGGTGGTCGACTCCTTCGAGGTGCAGGGCGGACCAGCTTCGCTCAGCTTGATCTACGCCAAGTCTGCGTTCGTGAAAGATAACCCTAAGCTGACCGCAGCCTTCATCGCCGCGCAGAAGGAAGCGGTCGCGAGCATCAAGGCGGATCCCAAGGGCGCGATCGACAAATACATCGCCGTGACCGGAGACAAGACCGATCGCGGCATTCTTGAGGGCCTGATCACCTCGCCGACCTGGAATTTTGATCTGGAGCCGAAAGGCACCATGAAGGTTGCGGACTTCATCGTGAAGACCGGTCTGCTCAAGCACAAGCCGGCGTCGTGGAAGGACTACTTCTTCGACACGGTCGCAAATGGTGACTGA
- a CDS encoding metallophosphoesterase family protein produces MLRPQTCRMTFAVIGDTHVKPESGDQSAPWKVNEAATARARWVSREIERYRPDFIVHLGDLVHPVPELSTFGEAVELTRQIFQPFHNRLHIIPGNHDIGDKPNRAMPAKMVRDEWIELHEKNFGPSYFFFDRDDCRFIFVNDPVMNSKSAIEVRQRAWLEQTLGSADGRRIFMFMHYPLFLLDPKEPSNYDNIDEPARTDILGLIREHKVEAVFAGHVHNIFYHRVDGTEFYVMPATSFVRQDYSEFFRTDAIHENGRNDAEKLGFSIVEVHDDGHVVHYLRSYGATLDAANAGSAVATRSASMQLPNPKKAGGAPFGVFLRHPWAEITSLPNNGPMDEFLRKDARNDYHLAAMWRMGIRHARVPLSDILDDRVSARMADLVAVGHSFTIFGFGIPEDRTLKLLKSRAHLIGRYECVLPADEIERDAAKVAAFRHELGCPVLVSPIATSAAEKKVGSRIELFVSHGFRPNQLDEIERLLAATNRGDLNHLVVRVGLSADILATADELASWQARSGCRLDLHLRIAADNPATNIVDDAAILGGIVTFHLAALAHPELAMFIDTFMDIDRGYFVRNGLIDRRCNLRPAGLAVETLAAYLAGPAEVARLQTSGGNAFTCRMPDRSALVLLPEAGARMLVTPAMLDGLGLDEDALTIRLDRPWTIDPGLGLELKGGGSVPTETTRPIMIIGLKVQ; encoded by the coding sequence ATGCTTCGCCCTCAAACCTGCCGCATGACCTTTGCCGTCATCGGAGATACGCACGTCAAGCCCGAGAGCGGCGACCAGTCCGCGCCGTGGAAGGTCAATGAGGCGGCTACTGCCAGAGCGCGCTGGGTCTCTCGGGAGATCGAACGCTATCGGCCGGACTTCATTGTGCATCTCGGCGATCTCGTCCATCCGGTGCCCGAGCTCTCGACGTTCGGCGAGGCCGTTGAACTGACCCGCCAGATTTTCCAGCCTTTTCACAACCGGCTGCACATCATTCCCGGCAATCATGACATCGGCGACAAGCCCAATCGCGCGATGCCTGCCAAGATGGTGCGTGATGAATGGATCGAACTGCACGAAAAGAACTTTGGGCCGAGCTATTTCTTTTTTGACCGCGACGACTGCCGCTTCATCTTCGTCAACGATCCCGTGATGAATTCGAAATCTGCGATCGAGGTGCGGCAGCGGGCCTGGCTTGAGCAGACGCTCGGTTCCGCCGATGGGCGGCGAATCTTCATGTTCATGCACTATCCGCTGTTTCTCCTCGATCCGAAGGAACCATCGAATTACGACAATATCGATGAGCCCGCCCGCACCGATATTCTCGGTCTTATCCGCGAGCACAAGGTCGAGGCAGTGTTCGCGGGCCACGTCCACAACATCTTCTACCATCGCGTCGACGGCACGGAATTCTATGTCATGCCTGCGACGTCCTTCGTGCGGCAGGATTATTCGGAATTCTTCCGAACCGATGCAATCCACGAGAATGGCCGTAACGACGCCGAGAAGCTCGGCTTCTCGATCGTTGAGGTTCATGATGATGGCCATGTTGTCCACTATTTGCGCAGCTATGGCGCGACCCTCGACGCCGCGAACGCCGGATCCGCGGTCGCGACCCGCTCGGCTTCGATGCAGCTTCCGAATCCGAAAAAGGCCGGCGGTGCCCCCTTCGGCGTCTTCCTCCGTCACCCCTGGGCGGAGATCACCTCACTGCCGAATAACGGCCCGATGGACGAGTTTCTCCGCAAGGACGCGCGTAACGACTATCATCTCGCCGCGATGTGGCGGATGGGCATCCGGCACGCACGGGTGCCGTTATCGGACATCCTCGATGATCGCGTCAGCGCGCGTATGGCCGATCTCGTTGCCGTCGGCCACAGCTTCACGATCTTCGGATTCGGGATTCCCGAGGACCGAACTCTCAAGTTACTCAAGAGCCGCGCGCATTTGATCGGCCGCTATGAATGCGTGCTTCCAGCTGACGAGATCGAACGGGACGCCGCAAAGGTCGCCGCCTTTCGGCACGAACTCGGCTGCCCGGTGCTGGTTTCGCCGATCGCGACTTCGGCCGCAGAGAAGAAGGTCGGCTCGCGCATCGAGCTGTTCGTCTCACACGGCTTCCGTCCGAACCAGCTCGACGAAATCGAGCGCCTGCTCGCAGCGACCAATCGGGGAGACCTCAACCATCTTGTCGTTCGCGTCGGGCTTTCGGCTGATATCCTCGCGACCGCAGACGAACTCGCCTCCTGGCAGGCCCGCAGCGGCTGCCGGCTCGACCTTCACCTCCGCATCGCAGCCGACAATCCAGCCACCAACATCGTGGACGATGCTGCGATCCTCGGCGGAATCGTCACCTTCCATCTCGCGGCGCTGGCGCATCCCGAGCTCGCGATGTTCATCGATACCTTTATGGATATCGACCGCGGCTACTTCGTCCGCAATGGTCTAATCGACCGCCGATGTAACTTAAGGCCGGCTGGCCTGGCGGTCGAAACGCTGGCTGCCTATCTCGCCGGCCCAGCCGAGGTGGCGCGCCTGCAAACATCCGGCGGAAATGCCTTCACCTGCCGGATGCCCGACCGTTCCGCCCTCGTGCTGCTGCCGGAAGCTGGCGCCAGGATGTTGGTTACACCAGCCATGCTGGATGGACTTGGCCTCGACGAAGACGCTTTGACGATCAGGCTCGACCGACCTTGGACGATCGATCCGGGGCTCGGGCTCGAACTGAAGGGCGGGGGTTCAGTTCCCACCGAAACAACGCGCCCCATCATGATCATCGGACTCAAGGTCCAGTAA